From one Lotus japonicus ecotype B-129 chromosome 3, LjGifu_v1.2 genomic stretch:
- the LOC130749653 gene encoding serine/threonine-protein kinase WAG1-like, protein MDETTLFFPPDTDLDLSFTSTTTDHTFTSSSARTSLARTSSLALSFNDRLSTATAYATDTASAAVTRRPHRSSDPHWSAIKAATTLSSDGRLHLRHLKLLRHVGSGNLGRVFLCRLRDYDGANFALKVVDKDLLTPKKLSHAETEADILHALDHPFLPTLYARIDVSHYTCLLIDYCPGGDLHSLLRKQPGNRLTISAARFFAAEVLVALEYLHALGIVYRDLKPENVLLREDGHVMLSDFDLCFKADVVPLFETRAHKPSASSTSSCLSCNNSATTERVVAEFVAEPTTAFSRSCVGTHEYLAPELVTGNGHGNGVDWWAFGVFVYELLHGTTPFKGCSKEGTLRNIASSNDVRFYEVEGEDAGMAVARDLIEKLLVKDPRRRLGCARGATDIKRHPFFDGIKWPLIRTYRPPEVKGLLRRNKSHLSHVTSQRRRSWWKRLGDAMRNKAEKYNLLSNYSNNNTYYHSVDNNSKSR, encoded by the coding sequence ATGGATGAAACCACATTGTTCTTCCCACCTGACACAGACCTCGACCTCAGCTTCACCAGCACCACCACCGACCACACCTTCACCTCCTCCAGCGCCCGCACCAGTTTAGCCCGGACAAGCAGCCTTGCCCTTAGCTTCAACGACCGCCTATCCACCGCAACCGCATATGCAACCGATACCGCCTCCGCCGCCGTCACCCGCCGTCCCCACCGTAGCTCTGATCCTCACTGGTCCGCCATCAAGGCTGCTACTACTCTCTCCTCGGATGGCCGGCTTCATCTCCGCCACCTGAAGCTCCTCCGCCACGTTGGCTCCGGTAATCTCGGCCGTGTCTTCCTCTGCCGCCTCCGCGACTATGATGGCGCGAACTTCGCTCTCAAGGTGGTCGACAAGGACCTTCTCACCCCCAAGAAGCTCTCCCACGCGGAAACTGAGGCCGACATACTCCACGCGCTTGACCACCCCTTCCTCCCCACGCTCTACGCGCGTATTGATGTGTCCCACTACACGTGCCTCCTCATTGACTACTGCCCCGGCGGCGACCTCCACTCCCTCCTTCGAAAACAACCCGGCAACCGCCTCACGATCTCCGCGGCGCGTTTCTTTGCCGCGGAGGTCCTGGTAGCGCTTGAGTACCTCCACGCGCTTGGCATCGTGTACCGTGATTtaaagcctgagaatgttctgCTACGCGAGGACGGCCACGTCATGCTCTCCGATTTTGACCTTTGCTTCAAGGCTGATGTGGTACCCTTGTTCGAAACGCGGGCCCACAAACCCAGCGCGAGTTCCACAAGCAGTTGTTTAAGTTGTAACAACTCTGCAACCACTGAGCGGGTGGTTGCAGAGTTTGTTGCTGAACCTACTACGGCATTTTCAAGGTCGTGTGTCGGGACTCATGAATATTTAGCGCCGGAGCTCGTAACCGGCAACGGTCACGGTAACGGTGTGGATTGGTGGGCTTTTGGGGTTTTTGTTTATGAGTTGTTACACGGGACGACACCATTTAAAGGATGTAGCAAGGAGGGCACCCTGCGCAATATAGCATCAAGCAATGATGTGAGGTTTTATGAGGTGGAAGGAGAGGATGCAGGGATGGCTGTGGCGAGGGACTTGATAGAGAAGTTGCTAGTGAAGGACCCCCGGAGGAGGCTAGGGTGCGCCAGGGGTGCGACGGATATTAAACGTCACCCTTTTTTTGATGGGATCAAGTGGCCATTGATTCGGACTTACAGGCCACCGGAGGTGAAGGGGCTGTTGAGGAGGAACAAGTCACATTTGAGTCACGTGACAAGTCAAAGGAGGAGAAGCTGGTGGAAGAGACTTGGGGATGCCATGAGGAACAAAGcagaaaaatataatttactTTCAAattatagtaataataatacttATTATCACAGTGTTGATAATAATAGCAAGAGTAGATAA